The following proteins are encoded in a genomic region of Populus nigra chromosome 16, ddPopNigr1.1, whole genome shotgun sequence:
- the LOC133675249 gene encoding uncharacterized protein LOC133675249 — translation MGIDYYNILKVNRNASEDDLRKSYKRLAMIWHPDKNPTAKRTEAEAKFKQISEAYDVLSDPQKRQIYDLYGEEGLKSGQCPPPSPSTSRHYFQSQHPNPSFRFKPRNAEDIYEELFGSESGGGGGNERGNYSRGHFRNNTNNSSSSSSSYFGNGGDMKKPNAIENLLPCSLEELYKGATKKMKICRNIFEGTGKVRTLEEILTIEIKPGWKKGTKITFPEKGNQEPGIIPADIVFVVDEKPHATYVRDGNDLVIKQEITLLEALTGKTFDLTTLDGRNIVLPLTDIVKPGVEVVVPNEGMPISKEPGKKGNLRVKIDVRYPSRLTSEQKFELRRVLGGVS, via the exons ATGGGCATAGATTACTATAACATACTGAAAGTGAACAGAAATGCAAGCGAGGATGATCTGAGGAAATCATATAAACGTTTAGCGATGATTTGGCATCCTGACAAGAACCCTACCGCTAAAAGAACCGAAGCCGAGgctaaatttaaacaaatctcCGAAGCCTACGATGTCCTCAGTGATCCCCAGAAGCGGCAGATCTACGATTTGTATGGTGAAGAGGGGTTGAAATCGGGGCAGTGTCCGCCGCCGTCTCCTTCGACGTCCAGGCATTATTTTCAGAGCCAGCACCCCAATCCGTCGTTCAGGTTCAAGCCGAGGAACGCGGAGGATATTTATGAGGAGTTGTTTGGATCGgagagtggtggtggtggtgggaaTGAGAGAGGGAATTATAGTAGAGGGCATTTTAggaataatactaataatagcagcagcagcagcagcagctactTTGGTAATGGAGGAGACATGAAAAAGCCGAATGCGATTGAGAATTTGCTGCCTTGTAGTTTGGAGGAGCTGTATAAAGGTGCTACGAAGAAGATGAAAATTTGCAGGAACATTTTTGAGGGTACTGG TAAGGTTCGGACTCTTGAAGAGATATTGACCATTGAGATAAAACCTGGTTGGAAGAAGGGCACAAAAATCACATTTCCTGAGAAGGGCAACCAAGAGCCTGGCATTATCCCTGCAGATATTGTTTTTGTGGTCGATGAAAAACCTCATGCTACTTATGTGAGGGATGGTAATGATCTGGTCATCAAACAGGAGATTACACTGCTGGAGGCTCTCACAGGCAAAACCTTCGACCTGACTACCCTAGATGGAAGGAATATTGTGCTTCCACTGACAGATATTGTCAAACCCGGTGTTGAAGTGGTTGTCCCAAATGAAGGAATGCCAATCTCTAAAGAACCTGGGAAGAAGGGAAATTTGAGAGTCAAGATTGATGTCAGGTACCCATCAAGGCTTACTTCAGAACAAAAATTCGAGCTAAGAAGGGTTTTGGGAGGAGTTTCATGA
- the LOC133676226 gene encoding calcium-dependent protein kinase 10-like, which yields MGNCNTCVRPDTTTEDTNEHQTRNKKSKHHKKSNPYSEDYPHHQTTTNNRSSPAPIRVLKDSSVSLSHRPRISDKYILGRELGRGEFGITFLCTDRETKESLACKSISKRKLRTAVDIEDVRREVAIMSTLPEHPNIVKLRATYEDFENVHLVMELCEGGELFDRIVARGHYSERAAAHVARTIAEVVRMCHANGVMHRDLKPENFLFANKKENSVLKAIDFGLSVLFKPGEKFSEIVGSPYYMAPEVLRRNYGPEVDVWSAGVILYILLCGVPPFWAETEQGVALAILRGVIDFKREPWPQISENAKSLVRQMLEPDPSKRLNAQQVLEHPWLQNAKKAPNVPLGDIVRARLKQFSVMNRFKKRALRVIAEHLSVEEVEVIRDMFALMDTDNDGKVTYEELRTGLRKVGSQLAEPEIKMLMEVADVDGNGVLDYGEFVAVTIHLQKMENDEHFRRAFMFFDKDGNGYIELDELREGLADEYGETDDDVLNDIMREVDTDKDGCISYEEFVAMMKAGTDWRKASRQYSRERFKSLSLNLMKDGSLHLHDALTGQSVAV from the exons ATGGGAAACTGTAACACCTGTGTAAGACCAGACACCACAACAGAAGACACCAACGAACACCAAAccagaaacaaaaaatcaaaacaccaCAAAAAGTCAAATCCTTACTCAGAAGACTACCCCCACCACCAAACCACCACCAACAACCGATCATCACCGGCTCCGATCCGGGTCCTAAAGGACTCATCAGTCTCACTTAGCCACCGCCCTCGTATCTCTGACAAGTACATACTCGGCCGTGAACTGGGTCGTGGAGAATTCGGCATCACGTTCCTGTGTACAGACAGAGAGACTAAAGAATCATTAGCATGCAAGTCAATTTCGAAGAGGAAATTGAGGACTGCTGTGGACATAGAGGATGTTAGGAGAGAAGTGGCAATCATGTCTACTTTGCCTGAGCATCCAAATATTGTGAAATTGAGAGCTACTTATGAGGATTTTGAAAATGTGCACTTAGTTATGGAATTGTGTGAAGGAGGTGAGCTTTTCGATAGGATAGTGGCTAGAGGGCATTATAGTGAGAGAGCTGCGGCCCATGTGGCCAGAACCATTGCTGAAGTTGTTAGGATGTGTCATGCTAATGGGGTAATGCATAGAGATTTGAAGCctgagaattttttatttgctaataAGAAGGAGAATTCTGTTCTTAAGGCTATTGATTTCGGCTTGTCTGTGCTTTTTAAGCCAG GGGAGAAGTTTTCAGAGATCGTGGGCAGTCCATATTATATGGCGCCAGAGGTGTTGAGGAGGAATTATGGACCGGAGGTTGACGTATGGAGTGCCGGagttattctttatattttgttatgtgGGGTTCCTCCATTTTGGGCAG AGACTGAGCAGGGTGTTGCTCTTGCCATTTTGAGAGGGGTGATTGATTTTAAGAGGGAACCATGGCCTCAGATTTCAGAGAATGCTAAAAGTCTTGTTCGACAGATGTTGGAGCCAGATCCCAGTAAGCGCTTGAATGCTCAACAGGTTCTTG AACATCCCTGGTTACAAAATGCGAAGAAAGCTCCAAATGTCCCATTAGGAGATATTGTGAGGGCAAGGCTCAAGCAGTTCTCTGTGATGAATAGATTTAAGAAGAGAGCATTGCGG GTAATTGCGGAACACTTATCTGTTGAAGAGGTTGAAGTAATCAGAGATATGTTTGCTTTGATGGATACTGACAATGATGGTAAAGTAACATATGAGGAACTGAGGACTGGTCTTCGGAAGGTTGGTTCACAACTGGCTGAACCAGAGATAAAGATGCTGATGGAAGTG gcAGATGTTGATGGGAACGGAGTACTGGACTATGGAGAGTTTGTGGCAGTCACAATTCACTTGCAGAAGATGGAAAATGATGAGCATTTCCGCAGGGCATTCATGTTTTTTGACAAGGATGGTAATGGATATATTGAATTAGATGAGTTACGAGAGGGATTAGCAGATGAATATGGGGAAACTGATGATGATGTGCTGAATGACATCATGCGTGAAGTCGACACTGACAAG gatGGTTGTATTAGTTATGAGGAGTTTGTTGCAATGATGAAAGCTGGAACTGATTGGAGAAAGGCATCACGACAGTATTCAAGGGAGAGGTTCAAGAGTTTGAGCCTTAACCTGATGAAAGATGGTTCATTGCATCTCCACGATGCGCTTACCGGCCAATCAGTTGCTGTCTAA